From Amaranthus tricolor cultivar Red isolate AtriRed21 chromosome 4, ASM2621246v1, whole genome shotgun sequence:
ttctttaatttttatcaatacatttaaattaattgttcATATTATCTACACATTTCGTTCATTCTCCGGAAATCACATTTTCTGCTCCTCTTATTCTTTTTATTGACTTAACTCAAATTTTATCATTCCACCAAAACCTAAATGATAGAGGGAATATCAATTTAGCAAAATTATTTGACAAGACAAAAAACCGAAGATATTTGAGTAAGATCTAAGATGGGATATTGATGTTTATAGTAAgtcttttctcttttctaaaTTAATTGACAGATTCAGTTTTTTCTCTTTGTATCCAAATCTTTAGTcgatttatttgattttttttttcttgaaaataatcaacaaacaattctaaaataataaaataataatatagatTTTATGAGTGTGGTTTGTTTTGATTTTCAGTTAAGGtatttgattgttgattgttggttatttactaatttagttGGTTTATTTGATCATTTAGTAACATTGAATTTTTAACTATTAAGTCAACTGTTAGTGGAAACTAGAGATATTTAAAGattttaatgattattattattattattattattattattattattattattttgagaaaaacaaagctaataacttaataagcctaagaataatgaaaaaaaatttcacttaaAAAATGGTCTTAATCTTGGTGTGATGTGTGAATTCAATTAAGTGCATGCCCCATCTTTGGTTATAAGTTCTGAAACAAAGAGAGAATCTCTCTTTTTTTGGGAAGGTACAATTTATCTTAAACTACACAATTTTCTTGCATTGCCCCTACTTTATTGCCTTGTATGATTTGGTTTGATCTAAGACTCTTGAATTTGGCTAATTAATTCACAGATTCTTTCAATAACTAACCTCAATTACAAGTTTGCTACTACTATTTAGAGCAACAGATCTTCATGCTTGTTGGCTAATTATCATAACAAATTCATAAGATAATCGCTTCTTGTCTCAGTGTTTTGAGTTTAATTGTCATTAAGTTTTTCTcttctttcaatttattttataattttttttttttttaaaaaaagaaattgattgatcattaatttgtccTTGCAATTTAAATAGTGGGAGAATTTAGCGTAGCACTATAAATAATTGCTAATggtttaataatataaaaatatatttaataaagaaGTCAGTGTATAATATAGTGacaatttaagtatttttttcgGTAATATAGGTAGcgaatttttaaaatgttcaaaATTTTAACGTTTCAAAAAATCATAAGTAGTTGCATAATTTTGGGTTACTTATTAGGTTGACTTTAGGTTAATTTTGAGTTAAGTCAATCAGTATAACTTAAAttagttcatttaatattttttttatagtaattaaaaattttgaatcaTAAACTAAAAGTTGAAAACTGAGATCTAAAAATAAGATGTTATCaatgttaaaaatcctaaaatcGAAACTAAAAACTCTATACGAATTGAGTGGATTGAAATCGGATTGACATGATCTGCTATAGATTAAGTCGAGCTTTTGATTTTCAAACCAATTAAGTAATTAACTATTTCTTCAATGCCATAAAATTTGTTCTACTTTTTTTTAGTTCCATTAAATTTGGCTCAATGTATTTTAAGTCATGATCCACATTCTTTCTTGGATTCTAAATGTGAACCATTTACGTAATCTCATTTTTTATCTCATTCTCACATTTCTCTTATTATCCCTTATATGAAATACtatatttattagaaaaatttgtaaataatactcTCAAATATTGCCTATTGCCCAAAATACCCACCAATAAGTATTTAACTTTATATAATTCTAAGTATACGAATACTTAACCTTGAACATTATGCACGTTATTTTCAACAGGTTGTTTTAGGTATTTAAAGTCAATAAGCAATACTTGAAAAATGCATAGGACAACGCCTGTTTGATAATCGATATTAAACAATAGTTAGAaacgattttaaaataaattttcatgatatgtattaTGTCGTCAtacccatggtaatgaaacattaatcataaattcaaatagtAACGCATtgtaatgaattttgtgaagaaaatgaaaatgttgAGGGAGGATAAAAATGACCACTAACGTTGTCAAGCGATATTTTAaccaaaattatattaattttctattacTATTGTGAtatattatgttaatttttcattattatttctaCCATTAAATACTGAcaaccaaatcaaatcaaagTAGATTTAGGAGAAGCAGTAGGAGTAACAGTATCTGCATTTCCGTTCTCGTGTTTATCATTAAAAATGTAGTCAGCCTATGAAGATGGGCTTGCAGTCTTTTTAGCTCTTTCTTAGAGTTATTCACACTTTTTTACATTCATTTACTATCTGACACTACCACAGTTCTTACAATAACCCTTTTTAGGGGGAACACAACTAATACTCCTTTTTACTATTTACACCTCAATATTTACtctttaacttttaatattttctccatcaatttttaattataaaacttattaaaattaacaaaaattatgaGGTAATACTACTCATAAGTATTACGCTTTCTATATCTTTGAATTTGCaccttaaaacataaaaaaattcttatacatttaaattttaaggtgcaaactcaagaaaataaaagatatatatgaattttttttttattctaaaaactttttctaatttgtgaaatttttatcaAGAATTTGCAATGTTACCGCTACAAGTAATACCTCCATTCCGAAATACTTACAATTGATAAAAACAGAATATAGTTTGATAAATTCTTTGAAGATCATAtgcaattttaaaattaataatatttttctaacaattttatatctttaaacacttaatttGATATTAAGAACACTGATATTCTTAGACCGTATActgataaatatattaaacatGCTTAAAACCTGTAATGTGACGGACGTATAGCCACATATAGTAAAGATAGAGTATTTAGGAAAGCTTAGTCATTTTTGTGTTAGTTTAAGTAGTGATGAGTAAGAGTAGTTTAGGGCAACTTAAAAAAGATTTAGCTTAGTTGACACTATAATTTGGTTAAAAAATTGGTTCTTCCCTATAATTTGTAACTGACTTATACACACTACTATCTTGCAATCTGCAGTGATGTGAACTGACATTGCAGTTGTCATCCCAATCAACGGCTGTGATCACTCGTGTACTGGGGCCTGGGCATGCACCTAACCTTAGGTACCTTTTTTTGTTGGGAACATATAACTAATGTcttatcatcttcatcatcaaacaATAATTTTACTCTTCTTAACTTCAACTTATTAATCTCATCAtccaatttataaatttaaattcatatcaatttaattaataatttatgtgTTCTGTAATACTTTCTACGTTATGTTGAttgatattaatcttttaaacttatttatatattgcgactaacgtgtaagaaaaatatagtcaagtagaatCTTGTTTAAATTGTTTAATTGCATACTTtcgtaatattaactttttatgatttttagatGTACTTAAAATAACAAactaaattgcgtaaaaaaacaaatgtaatAAGTATGAAAGTATCGGTATAATGAAACTCAAAAAGTACTATAGGAACAGACCTATGTTTGTGTCATTGACTTCTGACCTTATATAAACAAAATTCGACTTAATCAATAACTTATTTTAGATCTAGGGtctgaattttaatttttgagactCAATGGATGTTAGTTTCTAAACTAGTCTAATAAAAAAAAGCAATCGAATATGAGTGTAATGTATTCAAATTATACCGACCCTTAAATGAAGATTCAATGCAGTTCAAACTTTAAATTCAAACATAAGTCAAAGATGACCCGGCACAATCCATTTCAAACTAACTTGGTCTTTCTCCATacctaattaataaaattaaatccaaCTCGATTCTATCCCACATATCCTTAATAATGAGCCAATAGCTCAGTTTCAATCATAATTCAcagatttaaatattattttttatttccaaTATTTCTGCATCAAGAGTCGTCTTGTAGTATAATAAAGAACAATTCGACTTgagtctaatttttttaaaataatactcaacCCACGTacttgaaataaattaatattcacTCCTAAACATTAAACAAAGTCATATTGAACTTAATCCACAATCTATTAGACGTATCACTCTTAATTATAATGCTAAACTAATGAAAATAGAGAAGCATAAGCATAAGGctaaaagcttaaaacccaaatTTGATCATCAATCTATCTATCAAATATaatgaaactaaaaaaaattattaaaaaagattTGTGATTTCTTAACGTAAATTAAGATGTATTGAAAttccaaaatatttaaaaattaaaaataaaatatttcatgaaaattttgaaaaaaaaaaaacagaaaaggaaaagaatcaaGCAAATCTGAAAAACAGAAAGATTGAAGAAGAATGGGGGAAATAAAAAGGCAATGGTTTACACTTTACACTGTTAAGAGTCTTAGAGACGTGGGTGTACAGACTACATCCTGACTTGAGACTTGAGAGAGAAGTTACCGTTGACCATTTTAAGCAAAGAAAAGTTTAATTTACCCAATACTTCCATACTGTACTTGCCCCTTTTTACCTTGAGATTACCTATTCCCtatgtatttttgttattttttttactcttttaaattcttttttaattgtttttttttcttatttggaCAGTTTATCTTTattgttctatttttattttaatacatatGTTTTTTAAGTGGTTTcctcattttcttaattaaaaaatatttaatattgcaCATGAGTCTACTATTTTTATTGGTCcctttattttcttataaatattattttaaaacttGTTTAGATCATATttaaagttaattaaaatagtaattaaataaAACTCTGCTCATTTAACAATTTTCTCTCTACCATTAAGCTTACtacacaatttttatttttgacttaTAAATATCTCGCTAAATACTTCATGAGACCCTTACAATTTTCAATGATTTTCTTTTTAGTCTTCCTAATTGACTATGAttcacaatatttttttaatttacactAACTAATATATTTAACTTTGTTATCTCATCTAACCATTTTTATCGGAGAAAATTTTGTATGAACTTTGTCGACACTATCTTATTATGTACTAACTTTAAAGGTCTTTAAATAGAAAGTATTTTTACTTGACAAGTATAATCACATATAATCATCCAAAAATACTTGTTATTATTTGGTtggtttattataaaataaagtgGATCAAGTTTATACAAGACTTTTACTTTCTTAAAACTCTCAATCCCTATCAAATTTCAATTAGTACCACTTTCTACTTTAATTTGTCGCACTAAATttgcgttttttttttctttttgacaacaattttactttttctctaatctcattcataaacattttttCTCTTTCCATCTAAATAAAacaccaatttttttttattattatttttttaatcaattttttttattgattttcaatgAAATAACACATGACGCTAAttgagaaagaaaataaataaatttaacacaaaaaatactcaaattatTACACGCGCAAATTGAACCACCCAACTTAACGATCTTATTATAAAGTtgtctcgtccaagaccaagGGTAAATTTAATAATGGGAAAAAGTTTGTAGATACCtcaattacaacaataataaaaggagagaaaaggagaagaaagaaagagaaggaaagCAAAGGGGGCTCACTCTCTACTTCAAGTCATTGAATTAAGtcctttccttttctttttatcttcCAATCCTCCTCcttttttagttgaaaaatacaAACTTATATTCATCCCATGATTTCATCCTTCTCTTTTGTCTTCTATGTTGGCATCATCAGATCCATTTTCACTTTCTTTACTCTATAAATCTTCATCATACCCTAAATTTTCCCCTCACTTTCCCTTTAAACTTAATTCTCCACATAACCAAACAATATGGGAACTGGATGGAGAAAAGCCTTCTGTTCTACCATCCCAAAAGAGAGGGAAAAAGAAAGACCTACGCACCGCCACCATAACCACCACCACCAATCACCACAAACGGTTGATGTACACCCAATTCCCACTCCTACACCTAAACATTCCTCTAAATTAAGCTTATTTTCTAGCATTAGTAACCCTTCTACCCCACGTTTACGTGTTCGAACCACCTCAGATTCAGACAACAGCTCCAGCTCTAACCCGAACACAAACCCGAGCCCGAAACTTCAATGTAAGTTGGGTTCTAACCCAACTTCTCCTCGTTCTCCTTTTGCCATTTTAAAGAATACACTTCGTCTTACTAAGGTAGTATTATTTTCTCCCTCTTACTCATTTTAATTGCTATAACTTGATTTaaaaacaattcaaataattttcttatacaacaatattttcttttttttttacactactaatcaatatatttatattttttttctaattttaaatcTCTTAAATgtaatgttagagtatataatatatgttgCGGTCAGAGATGTTTATTGGATTACCGAGGTGATTTTGAGTCGTTTGAAATTGGGTTTTGAGTTGACGTTgcattttacataattgtaaaccATGTTTTAAGTTTGATCAAATCAAATTTGGTTATAAGATTGGATAAATTTTAGGTCACTCTATTTGAACACGCTATCTAGGGCTTaaccattaatttaaattatttgttgagttaaatttataatatattatctgtgacaaaaaaataatttgaaatgaaaaagttataatgattatttttaaaaaaatgaatgaaatgatAATAGTCTATGAACTAATAATTTTGAGTGAAATGGAATGCAGAATGGATGTGGAATATGTATGCAAAGTGTAAAAACAGGTCAAGGAATGGCAATATTCACAGCAGAATGCTCACACACATTTCATTTCCCATGTATATCATCCCATGTCAGAAAACAAGGCAATTTGATCTGTCCAGTCTGTAATATCACATGGAAAGATGTTCCTCTTCTCTCTTTCCATAAAAATAACAACCCATCTGCATCTGATGAAATCATTGATAAGAAAACAATCACAACCACAAGTACCGCCACAAAATCCGCCGCCATAGCTGTCAGTGCACCAGCTACACCTACCGGTAGTGCTCGTATTCTTTTTGAAGATAAACGGATCATCCAAGCGCATAAGAAATCTAAAGAGAAGAActataatgatgatgaaccgcTTTTATCGCCGAGGTTTAATCCCATCCCGGAAGCTGAAGAAACGGAAGATTCTGAAGAATTTCAAGGATTTTTTGTTAATCCTAAGAAACCTACCAAAGTTAAGTCAATCGATCCGTATAACTCCATTGATAAGAAATCAGAGAGAAGCGTGGAAGTGAAATTACTACCTGAAGCCGCGGTTGTTTCCGGTAGTCGATCTCATGAGACGTATGCGGTGGCGTTACGAGTCAAAGCGCCGCCTACTACGGCGGAGATTTTATCTCCGACGAATCGTGCGCCGATTGATCTGGTGACGGTTCTTGATATAAGTGGAAGTATGATTGGTCCTAAGCTTCAAATGCTTAAGCGAGCTATGAGGCTTGTGATTTCTTCCTTAAGTTCATCTGATCGTCTCTCCATTGTTGCATTTTCTTCAACTCCTCAAAGATTAATGCCTCTTCGTCGAATGACATCTCAAGGTCAGAAATCTGCTCGAAAAATCGTTGATCATCTTTTTTGTGGACAAGGAACTTCTGTTGGAGAAGCATTGAAAAAGGCTGGAAAAGTTCTAGAAGATCGCAGGGAAAAAAATCCGGTTTGTAGCATTATATTATTATCCGACGGTCAAGATGATCCTTCAGCGTCAAATCAACGGCGGGGAAGCTCTAATGTATCGTCGACCCGGTTTGCCCATATTGAGATCCCGGTTCACAATTCCGGGTTCGGGTTTAGACCCCAAGACTCAGATCAAGATGCTTTTGCGAAATGTGTTGGTGGGTTATTGAGTGTTGTTGTTCAAGATTTACGGGTTCAACTCGGATTCTCTTCCGGGTCGGCTCCGGCTGAGATAATGGCGGTTTATTCTTGTAACGGTCGACCGAGTTTAATGAGTCCTGACTCGGCTCGGCTTGGGGATTTATACGCtgaagaagaaagagaaatttTGATAGAATTGAAAGTACCCATGTCAGCTATTGGGTCCCACCATGTGATGTCTGTTCGTTGCAGTTATAAAGATCCAGTGACTCAAGAAGTTATGTATGGACGTGAGCGGGCCCTACTAGTTCCTCGGCCCCACGCTGTAAGATCTTCGGAACCGAGAATTGAACGGCTCCGAAATCTTTTTATCTACACTCGAGCCGTAGCTGAGTCTAGACGGCTCGTGGAGCATTGTGATTTTAGTAGCGCTTATCATTTACTTAATTCAGCTCGAGCTTTAGTGTTGCAGTCCACGGCTAGCGGCTTGGCTTCAGCCGAGGAATTTGCGCGCGGGTTAGAAGCTGAGCTGGCGCATGTTCATTGGAGGAGAAATTATCATATGCAAaaggaacaacaacaagaagctTCTTCTATGGTTCAACATATGGTTGATGAGAACGGCGAGCCGCTTACGCCGACTTCGGCTTGGCGTGAAGCCGAGAAGCTGGCTAAAATGGCTAAAATTAAAAAGTCTCTGAACCGGTCTGTTAGTGATTTACATGGGTTTGAAAATGctcggttttaatttttttttaattaaatttaaaaacatatacaTGGGGTGACGTGGGCACGTGATGAGAGAGAGGAAACTGATAAAAGAGACTAGGAAGTACCCGACGGCGCGGGCCTTTATTGAGCAGAAAgtggagagagaaagaaaagaaggcCCACTAAGAATGATGGATGTGAAATGGATTATGGGCCTATTTGGAGGGTCCATTTCAATATATtgtctcatttgtttttctatattttgtttttggaaTTTGTAAGGTTTAGAAAACAAAAGAGGGAAATCCAATTTAATGACTAATGATTTTTACTCATTGAAAAAGGatagttgtaatttgtaaatgtaATGATGAAAATCTTTACTAGTATTctacttttgatgaaattaatA
This genomic window contains:
- the LOC130810650 gene encoding E3 ubiquitin-protein ligase WAV3, producing the protein MGTGWRKAFCSTIPKEREKERPTHRHHNHHHQSPQTVDVHPIPTPTPKHSSKLSLFSSISNPSTPRLRVRTTSDSDNSSSSNPNTNPSPKLQCKLGSNPTSPRSPFAILKNTLRLTKNGCGICMQSVKTGQGMAIFTAECSHTFHFPCISSHVRKQGNLICPVCNITWKDVPLLSFHKNNNPSASDEIIDKKTITTTSTATKSAAIAVSAPATPTGSARILFEDKRIIQAHKKSKEKNYNDDEPLLSPRFNPIPEAEETEDSEEFQGFFVNPKKPTKVKSIDPYNSIDKKSERSVEVKLLPEAAVVSGSRSHETYAVALRVKAPPTTAEILSPTNRAPIDLVTVLDISGSMIGPKLQMLKRAMRLVISSLSSSDRLSIVAFSSTPQRLMPLRRMTSQGQKSARKIVDHLFCGQGTSVGEALKKAGKVLEDRREKNPVCSIILLSDGQDDPSASNQRRGSSNVSSTRFAHIEIPVHNSGFGFRPQDSDQDAFAKCVGGLLSVVVQDLRVQLGFSSGSAPAEIMAVYSCNGRPSLMSPDSARLGDLYAEEEREILIELKVPMSAIGSHHVMSVRCSYKDPVTQEVMYGRERALLVPRPHAVRSSEPRIERLRNLFIYTRAVAESRRLVEHCDFSSAYHLLNSARALVLQSTASGLASAEEFARGLEAELAHVHWRRNYHMQKEQQQEASSMVQHMVDENGEPLTPTSAWREAEKLAKMAKIKKSLNRSVSDLHGFENARF